One window of the Pan troglodytes isolate AG18354 chromosome 12, NHGRI_mPanTro3-v2.0_pri, whole genome shotgun sequence genome contains the following:
- the SH2D6 gene encoding SH2 domain-containing protein 6 isoform X1, translating to MVRGFSRSPSFPSRPIPGCHFPLKGAVSLPVPGKQEPIFGRREQGASSRVVPGPPKKPDEDLYLECEPDPVLALTQTLSFQVLMPSGPLPRTSMMPRPTTAPQETRNGAADAASKEGRKSSVPSVAPTGSTSAAEDGDLLAQPWYSGNCDRYAVESALLHLQKDGAYTVRPSSGPHGSQPFTLAVLLRGRVFNIPIRRLDGGRHYALGREGRNHEELFSSVAAMVQHFMWHPLPLVDRHSGSRELTCLLFPTKP from the exons aTGGTGAGAGGCTTCTCCAGAAGTCCCTCCTTCCCCAGCCGCCCCATCCCAGGCTGCCATTTCCCA CTGAAGGGAGCAGTGAGCCTGCCAGTGCCCGGAAAGCAGGAACCTATCTTTGGGAGGCGAG aGCAGGGTGCATCGTCCAGAGTG GTGCCAGGCCCTCCAAAGAAACCTGATGAGGACCTCTACTTGGAATGTGAGCCCGATCCAG TCCTGGCTTTGACTCAGACTCTCAGCTTCCAAGTCCTGATGCCCTCAGGCCCTCTGCCCAGGACATCAATGATGCCCAG GCCTACCACAGCCCCCCAGGAAACTCGGAAT GGAGCAGCAGATGCCGCCTCTAAAG AAGGAAGGAAATCGTCTGTTCCCTCTGTAGCCCCCACTGGGAGCACCTCAGCTGCTGAg GACGGTGATCTGCTGGCTCAGCCTTGGTACTCGGGGAACTGTGACCGCTATGCTGTTGAGAGTGCCCTGCTCCACTTACAAAAG GATGGGGCCTATACCGTGCGCCCCAGCTCAGGGCCTCATGGCTCCCAGCCCTTCACCCTGGCAGTGCTTCTCCGAGGCCGGGTCTTCAACATTCCCATCCGGCGGCTGGATGGCGGACGCCACTATGCCCTGGGCCGGGAGGGCAGGAACCATGAGGAG CTCTTCTCCTCCGTGGCGGCCATGGTCCAGCACTTCATGTGGCACCCTCTGCCCCTTGTGGACAGACACAGCGGCAGCCGGGAACTCACCTGCCTGCTCTTCCCCACCAAGCCTTGA
- the SH2D6 gene encoding SH2 domain-containing protein 6 isoform X2 has product MLKGAVSLPVPGKQEPIFGRREQGASSRVVPGPPKKPDEDLYLECEPDPVLALTQTLSFQVLMPSGPLPRTSMMPRPTTAPQETRNGAADAASKEGRKSSVPSVAPTGSTSAAEDGAYTVRPSSGPHGSQPFTLAVLLRGRVFNIPIRRLDGGRHYALGREGRNHEELFSSVAAMVQHFMWHPLPLVDRHSGSRELTCLLFPTKP; this is encoded by the exons aTG CTGAAGGGAGCAGTGAGCCTGCCAGTGCCCGGAAAGCAGGAACCTATCTTTGGGAGGCGAG aGCAGGGTGCATCGTCCAGAGTG GTGCCAGGCCCTCCAAAGAAACCTGATGAGGACCTCTACTTGGAATGTGAGCCCGATCCAG TCCTGGCTTTGACTCAGACTCTCAGCTTCCAAGTCCTGATGCCCTCAGGCCCTCTGCCCAGGACATCAATGATGCCCAG GCCTACCACAGCCCCCCAGGAAACTCGGAAT GGAGCAGCAGATGCCGCCTCTAAAG AAGGAAGGAAATCGTCTGTTCCCTCTGTAGCCCCCACTGGGAGCACCTCAGCTGCTGAg GATGGGGCCTATACCGTGCGCCCCAGCTCAGGGCCTCATGGCTCCCAGCCCTTCACCCTGGCAGTGCTTCTCCGAGGCCGGGTCTTCAACATTCCCATCCGGCGGCTGGATGGCGGACGCCACTATGCCCTGGGCCGGGAGGGCAGGAACCATGAGGAG CTCTTCTCCTCCGTGGCGGCCATGGTCCAGCACTTCATGTGGCACCCTCTGCCCCTTGTGGACAGACACAGCGGCAGCCGGGAACTCACCTGCCTGCTCTTCCCCACCAAGCCTTGA
- the SH2D6 gene encoding SH2 domain-containing protein 6 isoform X3, with the protein MEAGGGEAGGKWEPTWEEPTNSQHMRSFPDHSGPLGPSKPSPPLPQPTMVRGFSRSPSFPSRPIPGCHFPLKGAVSLPVPGKQEPIFGRREQGASSRVVPGPPKKPDEDLYLECEPDPVLALTQTLSFQVLMPSGPLPRTSMMPRPTTAPQETRNGAADAASKGR; encoded by the exons atggaggctggTGGGGGGGAGGCGGGAGGAAAATGGGAACCCACCTGGGAGGAACCCACCAACTCACAACACATGCGATCTTTTCCAGATCACTCTGGCCCCCTGGGTCCATCAAAGCCGTCGCcacccctgcctcagcccaccaTGGTGAGAGGCTTCTCCAGAAGTCCCTCCTTCCCCAGCCGCCCCATCCCAGGCTGCCATTTCCCA CTGAAGGGAGCAGTGAGCCTGCCAGTGCCCGGAAAGCAGGAACCTATCTTTGGGAGGCGAG aGCAGGGTGCATCGTCCAGAGTG GTGCCAGGCCCTCCAAAGAAACCTGATGAGGACCTCTACTTGGAATGTGAGCCCGATCCAG TCCTGGCTTTGACTCAGACTCTCAGCTTCCAAGTCCTGATGCCCTCAGGCCCTCTGCCCAGGACATCAATGATGCCCAG GCCTACCACAGCCCCCCAGGAAACTCGGAAT GGAGCAGCAGATGCCGCCTCTAAAG GACGGTGA